The following are encoded in a window of Caldicellulosiruptor danielii genomic DNA:
- a CDS encoding IS1634 family transposase — MFVKITKAGGYEYVKIVHNYRENGKIKQKVLLNLGRLDLLKNNESFVNVIDKLYEVFAKEKNKNATIELTEDNVSEGTILNYGYIVYRKLWELFRIDKFLEEYCYRRYKIKFDIDIVSFLMTVQRLLQPVSKLRTYEKRHQYFGFPLQEIDLNHLYRGLDILADVKEELEVYLYQKNRTLFNFQVDVVFYDVTTFYFESVKADELRKYGFSKDNKVNEVQVVMGMLIDKEGRPVGYELFAGNTIDSKTVIKVLEKLKEKFCIDKVVIVADKGINSKLNLKMIKEAGYDYIVASRLKSMSKEVLEEVFNNDGYRYLTNKDFESIYGEGFKFKVIDYENYVKDENGKKYKLEEKMVITYSSKRAKKDKQDRERFIEKAKELLREPSKIRALEKRGGKKFLKRVNSNSKEEYQLNEEAIKEDERFDGYYAIQTSKLDLTAEEILRAYHDLWKIEESFRVMKSSLEVRPIFHWTEKRIRGHFVVCFLAFLLERTLEFKLREKGKDMSSEKIKEAINSMNFMQIDVEGRKILLKAKIEQEAKEILQVMKIEPPKNLMMIEEALEEYGVRK, encoded by the coding sequence TTGTTTGTTAAAATTACTAAAGCTGGTGGATATGAGTATGTTAAAATCGTCCATAATTATAGAGAAAATGGCAAAATAAAACAAAAAGTCCTTCTTAACCTCGGAAGACTTGATCTGCTGAAAAATAATGAGTCTTTTGTAAATGTCATAGACAAACTTTATGAAGTATTTGCTAAAGAAAAAAATAAAAATGCCACCATTGAACTGACAGAAGATAATGTTTCTGAAGGAACAATATTAAACTATGGATATATTGTCTATCGCAAACTGTGGGAACTTTTTAGAATAGATAAATTCTTAGAAGAATACTGCTACAGAAGATACAAAATTAAATTTGACATTGACATTGTAAGTTTTTTAATGACAGTTCAAAGACTGCTGCAGCCAGTGAGCAAATTAAGAACATATGAAAAGAGACATCAATACTTTGGTTTTCCATTGCAAGAAATTGATTTGAATCATCTTTACAGGGGTTTAGATATATTAGCAGATGTAAAGGAAGAATTAGAAGTTTATCTTTATCAAAAGAACAGGACATTGTTTAATTTCCAGGTAGATGTTGTGTTTTATGATGTAACAACTTTTTACTTTGAGAGTGTAAAAGCTGATGAGCTAAGAAAATATGGATTTAGCAAGGACAACAAAGTCAATGAAGTTCAAGTAGTAATGGGGATGTTGATAGACAAAGAAGGAAGACCGGTTGGATATGAACTTTTTGCTGGTAACACTATAGACAGCAAAACTGTTATAAAAGTTTTGGAGAAGCTGAAGGAGAAATTTTGCATAGACAAAGTGGTAATAGTAGCAGATAAAGGTATAAACAGTAAGTTGAATCTTAAGATGATAAAGGAAGCAGGATACGATTACATTGTGGCCTCAAGGCTAAAGAGCATGAGTAAAGAAGTTTTAGAAGAAGTTTTTAACAATGATGGTTATAGATATTTAACAAATAAAGATTTTGAAAGTATATATGGAGAAGGATTTAAGTTTAAGGTAATAGATTATGAGAACTATGTAAAAGATGAGAATGGCAAAAAGTACAAGTTAGAAGAGAAGATGGTGATAACCTATTCAAGCAAGAGAGCTAAAAAAGACAAGCAGGATAGAGAGAGGTTTATAGAGAAGGCAAAAGAGCTGCTGAGAGAGCCGAGTAAAATCAGGGCTTTAGAGAAAAGAGGAGGAAAAAAGTTTTTAAAACGGGTAAATAGCAACAGTAAAGAGGAGTATCAACTTAATGAAGAAGCGATAAAGGAAGATGAAAGATTTGATGGGTATTATGCAATTCAAACGAGTAAATTAGACTTGACAGCTGAAGAGATTTTAAGAGCATACCATGATTTATGGAAAATAGAAGAATCATTTAGAGTGATGAAAAGTTCATTAGAGGTAAGACCCATTTTTCATTGGACCGAGAAGCGAATAAGAGGACATTTTGTGGTTTGTTTTTTGGCATTTCTGTTAGAAAGGACATTGGAATTTAAATTAAGGGAGAAAGGAAAAGATATGAGTAGTGAGAAAATAAAGGAAGCAATAAATTCGATGAATTTTATGCAAATAGATGTAGAAGGGAGGAAGATTTTACTGAAGGCGAAGATAGAGCAAGAAGCGAAGGAGATATTACAGGTTATGAAGATAGAGCCGCCGAAGAATTTAATGATGATAGAGGAGGCATTAGAAGAATATGGGGTGAGGAAATAG
- the rfbG gene encoding CDP-glucose 4,6-dehydratase has translation MIKNEPFKGIYKYRNVFITGNTGFKGSWLTIWLNKLNANVVGYALPPYTVPNMFDICKLSIKSECIFGDIRDYESLYKAMKKSKPEIVFHLAAQPLVRLAYREPISTYETNIMGTVNVLEAARKIDSIKAVIVVTSDKCYENKEWIYGYRENDPLGGFDPYSSSKSCCELIVAAYRNSYYNQIGKALATVRAGNVIGGGDWSDERLIPDCIKALSEAKVIKIRKPKAIRPWQYILEPLAGYLWLGANMLSDNKSFNSAWNFGPEEGNILTVEEIVNLVIKVWGGGSYEIDNPKDNFYETDLLKLDTSKAKSYLGWKPILDIQKTIYKTIEWYKHYYYNKEIDMYDYSLQQIEEYEKISKENKIPWSLT, from the coding sequence ATGATAAAAAATGAGCCATTTAAAGGAATATATAAATATAGAAACGTTTTTATAACAGGCAATACTGGATTTAAGGGTTCATGGCTGACAATTTGGCTTAATAAATTGAATGCTAACGTTGTTGGGTATGCATTGCCACCATATACAGTACCTAATATGTTTGATATATGCAAGTTGAGTATAAAATCAGAATGTATTTTTGGAGATATAAGAGATTATGAAAGCTTATATAAGGCTATGAAAAAGAGCAAACCGGAAATTGTATTTCATTTAGCTGCTCAGCCGTTAGTTAGACTGGCGTATAGAGAACCAATTTCAACATATGAAACGAATATAATGGGGACTGTAAATGTTTTGGAAGCAGCAAGAAAAATTGATAGTATAAAAGCTGTCATTGTTGTAACTTCAGACAAATGTTATGAAAATAAAGAATGGATATATGGATATAGAGAAAATGATCCTTTAGGTGGTTTTGATCCTTATAGTTCAAGTAAAAGCTGTTGTGAACTTATTGTAGCTGCATATCGAAACAGCTACTATAATCAAATAGGTAAAGCGTTAGCTACTGTAAGAGCAGGCAATGTAATTGGTGGAGGAGATTGGTCAGACGAAAGATTGATACCTGATTGTATCAAAGCTTTATCTGAAGCCAAAGTAATAAAAATCAGAAAGCCCAAGGCAATAAGACCATGGCAGTATATTTTGGAACCTTTGGCAGGTTATTTATGGTTGGGTGCTAATATGCTGAGCGATAATAAAAGTTTTAATAGTGCTTGGAATTTTGGACCTGAGGAAGGAAACATATTAACTGTAGAAGAAATAGTAAACTTAGTTATAAAAGTATGGGGTGGAGGAAGTTATGAAATAGATAATCCGAAAGATAATTTTTACGAGACAGATTTGTTAAAATTAGACACTAGTAAAGCAAAATCATATTTGGGTTGGAAACCCATTTTAGATATACAGAAGACCATTTATAAGACGATAGAATGGTATAAACATTACTATTATAATAAAGAAATTGACATGTATGACTATTCATTACAACAGATAGAAGAATACGAAAAGATCTCAAAAGAAAATAAAATTCCTTGGAGTTTAACCTAA
- a CDS encoding NAD-dependent epimerase/dehydratase family protein, with product MRKILITGATGYIGSNLTKRLVDLGFDVHIIIRKRSKLDKLRDYLDRIQIFEYDYDLKKLTDYLKDNCFEVVFHLASFYVAEHLPEHIEQLIDSNIKFGTYILEAMRLSNTKKLINVGTSWQNYNNEIYNPVCLYAATKEAFEKILEYYVKVHDFTVITLILYDTYGPSDDRGKILSLLNRYSKTGANLLISPGEQLLNLTYIDDIIDGFIKAFEYIGNLQTSGHYKYTLSSSNFITLKELVNLFQKVSGRNINAIWGGREYRKREVFVPIKVYENLPGWQPKISLEEGIRLMLRLDGEDMDDKK from the coding sequence ATGAGAAAAATTTTAATAACTGGGGCAACAGGATATATTGGCTCTAATCTCACAAAGCGCTTAGTAGATCTTGGTTTTGATGTTCATATAATTATTAGAAAAAGATCCAAGTTGGATAAGTTGAGAGATTATTTAGACAGAATCCAAATTTTTGAGTATGATTACGATTTAAAAAAACTAACAGATTATTTAAAAGATAATTGTTTTGAAGTTGTATTTCATTTAGCCTCATTCTATGTTGCTGAACATTTACCTGAGCATATTGAACAGTTAATTGATAGTAATATTAAATTTGGGACTTATATATTAGAAGCCATGAGGCTTAGCAATACAAAAAAATTAATAAATGTTGGAACGTCATGGCAAAACTATAACAATGAAATATATAACCCTGTTTGCCTTTATGCAGCTACAAAAGAAGCTTTTGAAAAAATTCTTGAATATTATGTAAAAGTTCATGATTTTACTGTTATCACCTTAATTCTTTATGATACATATGGACCAAGTGATGACAGAGGCAAAATATTAAGTTTGTTGAATCGCTACAGTAAAACAGGTGCGAATTTGCTTATATCACCGGGTGAACAATTGTTAAATTTAACTTATATTGATGACATTATTGATGGATTTATTAAGGCATTTGAGTATATTGGTAATTTACAAACTTCAGGGCATTATAAATATACTTTGTCTTCATCTAATTTTATTACTTTGAAAGAATTGGTTAACTTATTTCAAAAGGTCTCGGGAAGAAACATAAATGCTATATGGGGTGGAAGAGAATATAGAAAACGAGAAGTTTTTGTTCCAATAAAAGTGTATGAGAATTTACCAGGTTGGCAACCAAAAATTTCGTTAGAAGAAGGTATAAGACTTATGTTAAGGTTAGACGGAGAGGATATGGATGATAAAAAATGA
- the rfbF gene encoding glucose-1-phosphate cytidylyltransferase: MKVVILAGGYGTRISEESYLKPKPMIEIGERPILWHIMKIYSHYGFNDFIICLGYKGYVIKEYFANYLLHASDVTFDFTNNNIEIVSSEDVEPWKVTLVNTGIDTQTGGRLKRIKNYLNNETFLMTYGDGVSDVNIKELVDFHFSHGKLATVTAVQPTGRYGVLGLSEDSTVLEFVEKPKTQDVWINGGFFVLEPKVIDYIEGDMTSFERETLIKLANDRQIVAYKHKGFWQCMDTMRDKLNLEKLWNEGKAPWKVWS, from the coding sequence ATGAAAGTAGTTATATTAGCAGGCGGTTATGGAACAAGAATCAGTGAAGAGTCGTACTTAAAACCAAAGCCAATGATTGAAATTGGCGAAAGACCTATATTATGGCATATAATGAAAATATATTCACATTATGGATTTAACGATTTTATAATATGTTTGGGATATAAAGGTTATGTAATAAAAGAATATTTTGCTAATTATTTGTTACATGCCTCAGATGTTACTTTTGATTTTACAAATAATAATATAGAGATTGTATCATCTGAAGATGTAGAACCATGGAAAGTTACTCTTGTAAATACAGGAATTGATACTCAAACAGGTGGTCGATTAAAAAGAATCAAAAATTATTTGAACAATGAGACTTTTTTAATGACATATGGAGATGGAGTTTCGGATGTAAACATTAAAGAATTAGTGGATTTTCATTTTTCACATGGTAAACTTGCTACGGTTACAGCAGTACAACCTACAGGTCGTTATGGTGTTCTTGGATTAAGTGAAGATTCAACAGTTTTGGAATTTGTAGAAAAACCAAAAACACAGGATGTTTGGATAAACGGTGGCTTTTTTGTATTGGAACCTAAGGTTATTGATTATATAGAGGGGGATATGACTTCTTTTGAAAGAGAAACTTTAATAAAGCTGGCTAATGACAGGCAAATTGTAGCATATAAGCACAAAGGCTTTTGGCAGTGTATGGATACAATGAGGGATAAATTGAACTTAGAAAAACTATGGAATGAAGGTAAGGCACCGTGGAAAGTTTGGAGCTAA
- the rfbC gene encoding dTDP-4-dehydrorhamnose 3,5-epimerase, producing the protein MYTINKTKLPGCVEIIPNIFDDHRGTSIKLYHSEIFKSLGIKDVLKEVLCVKSHKNVLRGLHYQKPPFCQAKLVSCLRGSIFDVVVDIRENSPTYGKFECFHIDSKKNNIVYVPVGFAHGYLVLEDDTIVLYNMSEIYSPEHEGGIRWDSLSIPWPIKNPILSDKDMNLPPFNDSIRISLNKRKR; encoded by the coding sequence ATGTATACAATAAATAAAACAAAGTTACCCGGTTGTGTAGAAATTATACCAAATATATTTGATGATCATCGTGGAACATCTATCAAGCTATATCACAGTGAGATATTTAAAAGTTTAGGAATTAAAGATGTGTTAAAAGAGGTGCTATGTGTAAAATCGCATAAGAATGTTCTTCGTGGTTTGCATTATCAAAAACCTCCATTTTGTCAGGCAAAATTAGTATCTTGCTTAAGAGGTAGCATATTTGATGTTGTAGTTGATATACGAGAAAATTCACCTACATATGGTAAGTTTGAATGTTTTCATATTGATTCTAAGAAGAATAACATTGTTTATGTGCCTGTAGGATTTGCACATGGATATTTAGTTTTAGAAGATGATACTATAGTGTTATATAATATGTCAGAAATTTACTCACCAGAGCATGAAGGTGGAATTAGGTGGGATTCACTTAGTATTCCGTGGCCAATAAAAAACCCGATATTATCTGACAAAGATATGAATTTACCACCATTTAATGATTCTATAAGAATTTCATTAAATAAAAGGAAAAGGTGA
- a CDS encoding radical SAM protein: protein MKNKIVKGITPGGERTVLGEVLPLDTPFLIQIFPVYACNFRCKYCVHSLPKDKHGYMSNETFMDIELYKKCIDDMTLFNKKIKMLRFAGWGEPLLHPNIAEMVKYAKEKDIAHSVDIVTNGYLLNEKVSLALVEAGLDKLRISIEGLSEAKYKDICGVDIDFKSLIKKLTFFYKNRGNTKVYIKIIDCALENEKEKKQFFDIFGEIADFIAIEYLTPAVDEIDYQSMVNGRELNVTQNGSLILNSKICPQPFYMLQVNPDGNVVPCCSASYPIILGNVSEKNIVDIWYSKKFKEFQRKMLDGVKNASDVCSRCKQYRYAMYKEDVLDDYAEKLKSLFE from the coding sequence ATGAAGAATAAAATTGTAAAAGGTATAACTCCAGGAGGAGAAAGAACTGTCTTAGGAGAAGTGCTACCATTAGATACACCATTTTTAATTCAAATATTTCCAGTTTATGCATGTAATTTTAGATGTAAATATTGTGTTCATTCATTACCAAAAGATAAACACGGTTATATGTCTAATGAGACTTTTATGGATATTGAATTATATAAAAAATGTATAGATGATATGACTTTGTTCAATAAGAAGATAAAAATGCTCAGATTTGCAGGATGGGGGGAACCACTGCTTCATCCCAACATAGCTGAGATGGTGAAATATGCAAAAGAAAAAGATATTGCTCACAGCGTCGACATAGTAACTAATGGATACTTACTTAATGAAAAGGTGTCTTTAGCTTTAGTTGAGGCGGGATTGGATAAATTGAGAATTTCAATTGAAGGTTTGTCTGAAGCAAAATATAAGGATATATGTGGTGTTGACATAGACTTTAAATCATTGATTAAGAAGTTGACTTTCTTTTATAAGAACAGGGGGAATACAAAGGTATACATAAAGATAATAGATTGTGCATTAGAGAATGAAAAAGAAAAAAAGCAATTTTTTGATATATTTGGTGAGATTGCAGACTTTATTGCTATAGAATATTTAACTCCAGCTGTTGATGAAATAGATTATCAAAGTATGGTTAATGGCAGAGAACTTAATGTAACGCAAAATGGTAGTCTGATATTGAATTCTAAGATTTGTCCACAACCATTTTATATGTTACAAGTTAATCCTGATGGTAACGTAGTTCCATGTTGTTCAGCATCTTATCCAATCATTTTAGGCAACGTATCTGAGAAAAATATTGTTGATATATGGTATAGTAAAAAATTTAAAGAATTCCAAAGAAAGATGCTCGATGGAGTAAAAAATGCTTCTGATGTTTGCTCAAGATGTAAACAATATAGATATGCAATGTACAAAGAAGATGTACTTGATGATTATGCTGAAAAGTTAAAATCCTTATTTGAATAA
- a CDS encoding radical SAM/SPASM domain-containing protein codes for MVAQIKPICGIDRVKLSEVIPLKTPFSLYVFPTTFCNFKCIYCAHSLGLSKMKEKYNFEAQNMSMETFMLVIEQARRFPEKLKLLSLTGQGEPLLNSNIAKMVEYAKKYNIAERVEIITNASLLDYEMAKQLIEAGLDVIRISIQGLSSDKYKEICRSDIKFEDIIDKISYFYKNKNNCKVFVKVIDVALQEGEDEKFYSIFSDISDRMFIEKCKPVYNGVEYPEDVYRKIDRYGREHQGRKVCPLPFYMLAIYPNGDVVPCDSIYKPINLGNVHSDSLISMWNSDKLKEFWLLQLRKLRFKNDKCRVCYAPDDVAHPEDDLDQDCEELIKKLE; via the coding sequence ATGGTGGCGCAAATTAAGCCGATATGCGGGATTGATAGAGTTAAACTATCTGAGGTTATACCATTGAAAACTCCATTTAGTTTGTATGTTTTTCCAACAACTTTTTGTAATTTTAAATGCATTTATTGTGCACACTCTTTGGGACTTTCAAAGATGAAAGAAAAATATAATTTTGAAGCTCAAAATATGAGCATGGAAACTTTTATGTTAGTTATTGAACAGGCAAGAAGATTTCCTGAAAAATTAAAACTTTTATCTCTTACAGGGCAGGGTGAACCATTGTTAAATTCAAATATTGCTAAAATGGTGGAGTATGCAAAAAAGTATAATATTGCTGAAAGAGTAGAAATTATAACTAACGCTTCGCTGTTGGATTATGAAATGGCAAAACAGTTAATAGAAGCAGGATTAGATGTAATAAGGATTTCAATTCAGGGGCTTTCTTCCGATAAATATAAGGAGATTTGCAGAAGTGATATAAAGTTTGAAGATATAATAGACAAAATAAGTTATTTTTATAAAAATAAAAATAACTGCAAGGTTTTTGTTAAAGTTATAGATGTTGCCTTACAGGAAGGCGAGGATGAAAAGTTTTATTCAATCTTTTCAGATATAAGTGATAGAATGTTTATTGAAAAGTGTAAGCCAGTTTATAACGGAGTTGAATATCCAGAGGATGTATATAGAAAAATAGATAGATATGGCAGAGAGCATCAAGGAAGAAAAGTATGCCCTCTACCATTTTATATGTTGGCTATATATCCAAATGGTGATGTTGTTCCATGTGATTCTATATATAAGCCTATTAACCTTGGGAATGTACACAGTGATTCTTTAATAAGTATGTGGAATAGTGATAAACTTAAAGAGTTTTGGTTGTTGCAATTAAGAAAATTGAGATTTAAAAATGATAAATGTCGTGTATGTTATGCTCCTGATGATGTGGCTCATCCTGAAGATGATTTGGATCAGGATTGTGAAGAACTAATAAAAAAATTAGAATAG
- a CDS encoding radical SAM/SPASM domain-containing protein, with protein sequence MKAKIKPRYDINRQKLADIIPLSTPFTILIEPTRYCNFKCFYCIHSTREEQRGAWSRYGYNLKHMEFEMYEKILCDITKFPERLKRVVFSGLGEPLMNPELPKMVARARELNIADRLDVVTNASLLTPELSDALIEAGVTRIEISLQGLNSEKYKEVSKINLNFEKFYENLRYLYKHKGNCTIFVKIIDVLLDSKEDENRFYELFGEISDEIYVEHLIAAQQPMGNIRGLVDNSRNLNSEMVEFKRVCAVIFYSLQIDVDGNVFPCCALTLPKELIIGNVKEEGLVQIWNGKKRIDLIKKHLKFNRNLIIGCSDCVAFMCATPNDKNEYLDDVAGDLLKRFE encoded by the coding sequence ATGAAAGCCAAAATTAAGCCAAGATATGATATTAACCGTCAAAAACTTGCTGATATTATTCCATTATCAACACCATTTACCATATTGATTGAACCAACTCGTTATTGCAATTTTAAATGCTTTTACTGTATTCACAGCACGAGAGAGGAACAAAGAGGAGCTTGGAGTAGATATGGATATAATTTAAAACACATGGAATTTGAGATGTATGAGAAAATATTATGCGATATAACAAAATTTCCTGAAAGATTAAAAAGAGTAGTTTTTTCAGGGTTAGGAGAACCACTTATGAATCCTGAACTTCCAAAAATGGTTGCAAGAGCAAGGGAATTAAATATTGCAGATAGATTGGACGTTGTGACAAATGCTTCTTTGCTGACTCCTGAACTTTCTGATGCTCTTATTGAAGCAGGTGTTACGAGAATAGAAATTTCTTTGCAGGGTCTTAATTCAGAAAAATATAAAGAGGTGTCGAAGATTAATTTGAATTTCGAGAAGTTTTACGAGAATTTGAGATATTTGTATAAACATAAGGGGAATTGTACTATTTTTGTAAAAATAATAGATGTTCTTTTGGATAGCAAAGAAGATGAGAATAGATTTTATGAGTTATTTGGAGAAATAAGTGATGAAATATATGTTGAGCACTTGATAGCAGCCCAACAACCAATGGGTAATATTAGAGGATTGGTTGATAATTCTCGTAATCTCAATAGTGAAATGGTTGAATTTAAAAGGGTATGTGCTGTTATATTTTATTCATTGCAAATAGATGTTGATGGAAACGTATTTCCATGTTGTGCACTTACTCTTCCTAAGGAATTGATAATTGGTAATGTAAAAGAAGAGGGTTTAGTTCAAATATGGAATGGTAAAAAACGGATTGATTTAATTAAAAAACATTTGAAGTTTAATCGAAATTTAATAATTGGTTGTTCTGATTGCGTAGCTTTTATGTGTGCTACGCCTAATGATAAAAATGAATATTTAGACGATGTTGCTGGGGATCTTTTAAAACGCTTCGAATAA
- a CDS encoding FkbM family methyltransferase encodes MNVLNNNSFQSKIEKLIMSYENGEQFDEFFNDITSSDIFIYGAGNSGIMTYELLQRSNLNIVGFIDKRASDLKTYFGKPVYTVDTKEINKDKALIIVAFLCNEEEIKKVKEYLFALKYKKVFYFYEVCMSYIFNFGKELLKHHKDKMIRVASYLEDKRSQEIFLNFLEASFSTDMGKLPKPDNSIQYFADGIEHKHRYLRFIDCGAYDGDTVYMLNKLIGQVEKVALFEPEPENFKKLVNRLKEKPVAKEHILFPCGVWSNTTMMKFLSGKAMGSQISQNGDIYVQCVALDDVIMDFAPTFIKMDIEGAEYEAILGAKNIIKEYKPDLAISVYHKIEHIWEIPYLIKQLNPECKLYLRCHASHGIDTVLYVTY; translated from the coding sequence ATGAATGTTTTAAATAACAATAGTTTTCAGAGCAAAATAGAAAAATTGATTATGTCTTACGAGAATGGTGAACAGTTTGATGAATTTTTTAATGATATCACTTCATCTGATATTTTTATTTATGGTGCAGGAAATAGTGGGATAATGACATATGAATTATTACAAAGATCAAATTTGAACATAGTTGGGTTTATAGATAAAAGAGCGTCAGATTTAAAAACTTACTTTGGTAAACCTGTTTATACTGTTGATACTAAAGAGATAAATAAAGATAAAGCTCTTATTATAGTGGCTTTTTTATGCAATGAGGAAGAGATAAAGAAGGTAAAGGAATATTTGTTTGCATTAAAGTATAAAAAAGTTTTTTATTTCTATGAAGTATGTATGTCTTATATTTTCAATTTCGGTAAAGAACTTCTTAAACATCATAAAGACAAAATGATTAGAGTAGCATCTTATTTAGAAGACAAAAGAAGTCAAGAAATTTTTTTAAATTTTCTTGAAGCTAGTTTTTCTACGGATATGGGAAAATTGCCTAAGCCTGATAACAGTATTCAGTATTTTGCTGATGGCATTGAGCATAAACACAGATATTTACGATTTATTGATTGTGGGGCTTATGACGGTGATACTGTCTATATGTTAAATAAGTTGATAGGGCAAGTTGAAAAAGTAGCTTTGTTTGAGCCTGAACCGGAAAACTTCAAAAAATTAGTAAATAGATTAAAAGAAAAACCGGTTGCAAAAGAACATATATTATTTCCGTGTGGAGTGTGGAGTAACACAACAATGATGAAGTTTTTGTCAGGTAAGGCTATGGGCAGCCAAATTTCACAAAATGGTGATATTTATGTACAATGTGTGGCATTGGATGATGTGATAATGGATTTTGCACCAACCTTTATCAAGATGGACATTGAAGGAGCTGAATATGAAGCTATTTTGGGTGCCAAAAACATTATAAAAGAGTATAAACCAGATTTAGCTATAAGCGTGTATCACAAAATCGAACATATATGGGAAATTCCTTACCTAATAAAACAATTAAATCCAGAATGTAAACTTTATTTAAGATGTCATGCATCACATGGCATAGATACTGTTTTATATGTTACATATTAA
- a CDS encoding glycosyltransferase family 4 protein, translating to MIKILHVTPHMGGGVGRVISGLVKLTADKIQHKIILLEQPQKWNFVDSAIEAGAKISISPESVEIRNLLSESDIVIIHWWHHPKTSEFLYYLPEIPLRIVIWTHINNLTVPALNPNFLIEATRVIFSTEASYEAKVFEKIPTNILEKKTGVVYGCPGIDDFVNIKKKEHNGFNVGYIGLVDFSKLHPNFVEFCSAVKLKEAKFVLVGDAPAKEYIEKRAKENGLKDKFVFTGYVDDVKTMLSEIDVLGCPLMPYHTCTTENSIVEAMAVGIPPVLLNQLTERYIVKDGETGILVNSIEEYGKAIRYLFYNPDKRKEMGEKAREFVLKKYTSKSFIESFLNNCELVMNEPKKCVNFRRYLGKTPAEWFMSCLGKDYEAFKISYEVGINNQSEEIKKLIISTSPLLKQKNKSSVFHYRRKFLDDDYLNLWATIMEGQNYECFK from the coding sequence ATGATTAAAATTCTCCATGTTACTCCCCATATGGGCGGAGGAGTTGGTAGAGTTATTTCCGGTTTAGTTAAGTTAACTGCCGATAAAATACAACACAAAATAATTTTGTTAGAACAACCACAGAAGTGGAATTTTGTTGATTCAGCCATTGAGGCAGGGGCTAAGATTTCAATATCCCCTGAAAGTGTTGAAATAAGGAATTTACTTTCTGAAAGTGATATAGTTATTATTCACTGGTGGCATCATCCCAAGACATCTGAATTTTTGTATTATTTACCTGAAATACCATTACGCATAGTTATATGGACGCATATTAATAATTTAACTGTTCCAGCTTTAAATCCGAACTTTTTAATAGAAGCAACCAGGGTTATTTTCTCTACAGAAGCCTCTTATGAAGCAAAAGTTTTTGAAAAAATTCCAACAAACATTTTAGAAAAGAAAACAGGGGTTGTATATGGCTGTCCAGGTATAGATGATTTTGTAAACATAAAAAAGAAAGAACATAATGGTTTTAATGTAGGCTATATAGGGTTGGTTGATTTTTCAAAATTACATCCTAATTTTGTTGAGTTTTGCTCAGCTGTTAAATTGAAGGAAGCTAAGTTTGTTTTAGTTGGAGATGCACCGGCAAAAGAGTATATTGAAAAGAGAGCAAAAGAAAATGGATTGAAAGATAAGTTTGTTTTTACTGGATATGTAGATGATGTAAAGACAATGCTTTCAGAAATTGATGTTTTAGGGTGTCCTTTAATGCCATACCATACATGTACTACAGAAAATTCTATTGTAGAAGCTATGGCTGTAGGAATTCCACCTGTGCTTCTCAATCAGTTGACAGAAAGGTATATAGTGAAAGACGGTGAAACAGGTATCTTAGTTAATAGTATAGAGGAATATGGAAAAGCCATAAGATATTTATTTTACAATCCTGATAAAAGAAAAGAAATGGGTGAAAAAGCTCGAGAATTTGTTTTAAAAAAGTATACCTCTAAAAGCTTTATAGAATCTTTTCTTAACAATTGCGAATTAGTTATGAATGAACCAAAAAAGTGTGTTAATTTCAGAAGGTATTTAGGCAAAACCCCTGCTGAATGGTTTATGTCTTGTTTAGGTAAAGATTATGAAGCTTTTAAAATTAGCTATGAAGTAGGGATAAATAATCAGAGTGAAGAAATAAAAAAATTAATTATATCAACAAGTCCGTTGTTGAAGCAAAAGAATAAATCTTCAGTGTTTCACTATAGAAGAAAGTTTCTAGATGATGATTATCTTAATCTATGGGCGACGATTATGGAGGGACAAAATTATGAATGTTTTAAATAA